The proteins below are encoded in one region of Peribacillus muralis:
- a CDS encoding M42 family metallopeptidase, protein MAQLDETLRMLRDLTDAKGIAGNESEVRKVMAEYITPYADEISSDGLGSLIAKKTGDANGPKIVVTGHMDEVGFMITQIDEKGFLRFQPVGGWWSQVMLAQRVTIVTGEGDVTGIIGSKPPHILSAEARKKPIDIKDMFIDIGASSKEEVKAWGVKPGDMVVPYFEFTVMNNEKMLLAKAWDNRIGCAIAIDVLKQLKDSAHPNVVYGIGAVQEEVGLRGSKTSTFKIQPDIGFAVDVGIAGDTPGITDKEAMSKMGEGPQIVIYDASMVAHKGLRDFVTDTADEMNIPYQYESIPGGGTDAGSIHLTANGVPALAITIATRYIHSHAAMLHRDDYENAVKLIVEVIKRLDREAVDRIIYE, encoded by the coding sequence ATGGCTCAATTAGATGAAACGTTACGGATGCTGAGGGACTTAACGGATGCAAAAGGCATTGCAGGGAATGAAAGTGAAGTAAGAAAAGTGATGGCTGAATACATAACACCGTATGCTGATGAAATTTCCAGTGATGGCTTAGGAAGCTTGATTGCCAAGAAGACGGGTGACGCAAACGGTCCAAAGATCGTCGTCACTGGCCATATGGATGAAGTCGGTTTCATGATAACCCAAATCGATGAAAAAGGATTTTTGCGCTTTCAGCCGGTAGGTGGCTGGTGGTCGCAGGTGATGCTTGCCCAACGCGTTACCATCGTGACGGGTGAAGGTGATGTAACCGGCATCATCGGTTCCAAGCCGCCGCACATCCTGTCAGCAGAGGCGAGGAAAAAGCCTATCGACATTAAGGATATGTTCATTGATATTGGGGCATCAAGCAAGGAAGAAGTTAAAGCATGGGGCGTCAAGCCAGGGGATATGGTCGTGCCATATTTCGAATTCACGGTCATGAATAATGAAAAGATGCTGCTGGCCAAAGCCTGGGATAATCGCATTGGCTGTGCCATCGCCATTGATGTGCTTAAGCAGCTGAAAGATAGCGCACATCCCAATGTCGTCTACGGGATCGGAGCGGTACAGGAGGAAGTGGGACTGCGCGGCTCGAAAACGTCGACATTCAAGATCCAGCCGGATATCGGCTTTGCCGTCGATGTCGGCATTGCTGGAGATACACCGGGGATTACCGATAAAGAAGCGATGAGTAAGATGGGGGAAGGCCCGCAAATCGTCATATATGATGCATCGATGGTGGCACATAAGGGCTTGCGCGATTTCGTCACCGACACAGCCGACGAAATGAATATTCCTTACCAATATGAATCGATTCCAGGCGGCGGGACGGATGCCGGCTCCATCCACTTGACGGCGAATGGAGTGCCTGCACTGGCTATCACGATTGCAACCCGCTACATTCATTCTCATGCAGCCATGCTGCACCGTGATGATTATGAGAATGCTGTCAAGCTCATTGTCGAAGTGATCAAACGCCTTGACCGTGAAGCCGTAGATCGTATCATTTACGAATAA
- a CDS encoding dUTP diphosphatase, protein MNIVKLLEMQAALDEHIQTKHDLNAENLVERKILALLVELGELANETRCFKFWSLKGPAGKETILAEYVDGIHFILSLGIEIGFVPEIPSEAEEHGADLTAQFIAIYGYISEFRTKLTETAYQKVFAEYLSLGEMLGFSAADVEQAYVSKNEVNYERQKQGY, encoded by the coding sequence ATGAACATAGTGAAATTATTGGAGATGCAGGCAGCTTTAGATGAGCATATTCAAACAAAGCATGACCTGAATGCTGAAAACTTGGTCGAACGAAAAATTCTCGCTCTTTTAGTGGAGCTTGGAGAGCTGGCTAATGAAACGAGATGCTTTAAATTCTGGAGTCTTAAAGGACCTGCCGGGAAAGAGACGATTTTGGCTGAATACGTGGATGGCATTCATTTCATTCTCTCCCTCGGTATCGAAATTGGCTTTGTACCGGAAATCCCATCGGAAGCAGAGGAGCATGGTGCCGATCTTACGGCTCAATTCATTGCGATTTATGGCTACATCAGTGAATTCCGTACCAAGCTGACGGAAACAGCGTATCAAAAGGTGTTTGCGGAGTATCTTTCTTTAGGGGAAATGCTCGGATTTTCCGCAGCGGATGTGGAGCAGGCATACGTGAGCAAAAATGAAGTGAACTATGAACGCCAAAAGCAGGGCTACTGA
- a CDS encoding TVP38/TMEM64 family protein: MNDKLTLVMSYVQSGSVFAPLIFIAFHLLRQFLFIPVIVVCISGGVLFGAAFGTIYSIIGLTLSSMVFYFVIGKFPKTKDKLLRLKNKLFGNRKLNSRQIAVLRLIPFIHFYLLSLCLLESNKGLKNYFYLSFMTNIPVAFVYTVFGHYISDFSPTLIVIILLSLTVLLYLLREKQTVVPWKEFFRSHE, encoded by the coding sequence ATGAATGATAAACTGACACTTGTGATGAGCTACGTTCAATCCGGCAGTGTGTTTGCACCATTGATTTTTATCGCGTTTCATTTGTTACGGCAATTTTTATTCATTCCCGTCATTGTCGTCTGCATATCCGGCGGTGTGTTATTCGGGGCAGCCTTTGGAACGATCTATTCGATAATCGGCTTGACGTTGTCGAGTATGGTGTTTTATTTCGTGATAGGCAAATTTCCGAAAACGAAGGATAAGCTGCTCCGGCTTAAGAATAAATTATTCGGGAATCGAAAGCTGAACAGCCGGCAGATTGCTGTACTGCGGCTCATACCGTTCATCCACTTTTACTTATTGTCGCTTTGCTTATTGGAATCCAATAAAGGGCTGAAAAATTATTTTTACCTTTCCTTCATGACTAATATCCCCGTTGCCTTCGTTTACACGGTTTTTGGCCACTATATTTCAGACTTCAGCCCAACGCTGATTGTCATCATTTTATTATCCTTAACGGTCTTGCTCTATTTATTGAGAGAGAAGCAGACAGTCGTCCCCTGGAAGGAATTTTTCCGATCGCATGAATAG
- a CDS encoding DUF1294 domain-containing protein, with the protein MQGAWIIMVYMVITNIIGFAIMGIDKRKARAREYRISEKTLWFWAFIGGGTGAFLGMKHFRHKTKHAAFKWGLPILMVIQIGVCLKIFIQ; encoded by the coding sequence ATGCAGGGAGCATGGATCATCATGGTGTATATGGTCATCACGAACATCATCGGATTCGCGATAATGGGAATCGACAAAAGGAAAGCGCGTGCCCGGGAATACCGGATCAGTGAAAAGACGCTATGGTTCTGGGCGTTCATCGGCGGAGGGACAGGAGCTTTTTTGGGGATGAAGCATTTTCGCCATAAGACGAAGCATGCTGCATTTAAATGGGGACTGCCAATCTTGATGGTCATCCAAATAGGCGTATGCCTCAAGATATTCATTCAATAG
- the rplT gene encoding 50S ribosomal protein L20 encodes MPRVKGGTVTRKRRKKVIKLAKGYYGAKHILFKVANQQVMKSGNYAFRDRRQKKRDFRKLWITRINAAARINGLSYSRLMHGLKLAGIEVNRKMLADLAVADEQAFAQLATAAKQQLDK; translated from the coding sequence ATGCCACGTGTAAAAGGCGGTACTGTTACTCGCAAACGTCGTAAAAAGGTAATAAAATTAGCTAAAGGTTACTATGGCGCGAAACATATTCTTTTCAAAGTAGCTAACCAACAAGTAATGAAGTCAGGAAACTATGCTTTCCGTGACCGTCGTCAGAAAAAACGTGATTTCCGCAAACTTTGGATCACTCGTATCAACGCAGCTGCACGCATCAACGGTCTTTCTTACAGCCGTTTAATGCATGGTCTAAAGCTAGCTGGTATCGAAGTGAACCGCAAAATGCTTGCAGATCTTGCTGTTGCTGACGAACAAGCTTTTGCTCAATTAGCAACTGCTGCTAAACAACAATTAGACAAATAA
- the rpmI gene encoding 50S ribosomal protein L35 translates to MPKMKTHRGSAKRFKKTGSGKLKRSNAYTSHLFANKSTKQKRKLRKASLVSKGDFKRIRHMLDNIK, encoded by the coding sequence ATGCCTAAAATGAAAACTCACCGCGGGTCTGCTAAACGTTTCAAAAAGACTGGATCCGGTAAACTTAAGCGTTCTAACGCTTACACAAGCCATTTATTTGCTAACAAATCTACTAAGCAAAAGCGTAAGCTTCGCAAAGCTAGCCTTGTAAGCAAAGGTGACTTCAAACGTATTCGTCATATGCTAGATAACATTAAATAA
- the infC gene encoding translation initiation factor IF-3 → MVNEGIRAREVRLIDQNGEQLGIKTKFEALEIAARVNLDLVLVAANAKPPVARIMDYGKHRFEQQKKDKEARKNQKVISLKEVRLSPTIEEHDFNTKLRNGIKFLEKGDKVKASIRFKGRAITHKEIGQRVLVRFSEACKEVATIEQHPKMDGRSMFIILAPKAEK, encoded by the coding sequence ATGGTAAACGAGGGCATCCGAGCCCGTGAAGTTCGTCTTATTGACCAAAACGGAGAACAACTTGGAATTAAAACGAAATTCGAAGCATTGGAAATTGCCGCTCGTGTAAATCTTGATCTAGTTTTAGTTGCTGCAAATGCAAAGCCTCCGGTAGCCCGGATCATGGACTACGGAAAACACCGCTTCGAGCAGCAAAAGAAAGACAAGGAAGCACGTAAAAATCAAAAAGTCATCAGTCTGAAAGAGGTTCGCTTGAGCCCGACGATTGAAGAACATGATTTCAATACGAAGCTTCGCAACGGTATTAAATTCCTTGAAAAAGGCGATAAAGTAAAAGCTTCTATCCGATTCAAAGGACGTGCAATTACGCATAAGGAAATTGGTCAACGTGTACTCGTTCGCTTTTCCGAAGCATGTAAAGAAGTGGCTACAATCGAGCAACACCCTAAAATGGATGGACGCAGCATGTTCATCATCTTGGCACCAAAAGCTGAAAAGTAA
- a CDS encoding GNAT family N-acetyltransferase: MEIRRALRQDSDELAALFNHVEDSGYMLFNPGERKATDIQMERQLEQIEKNRNSVFLVAASGHDLHGYLLLVGNGLERTRHSAKIVIGIREKDRGKGIGVKLFQEMEKFARLNGIRRLELSVIANNAPALSLYAKMGFEQEGVRRESLFFDGKFHDEYLLSKLL; this comes from the coding sequence ATGGAAATCAGAAGGGCCTTGAGGCAAGACAGTGATGAATTGGCAGCTTTGTTCAATCATGTTGAAGATTCCGGGTATATGCTTTTCAACCCAGGTGAAAGAAAAGCTACGGACATCCAAATGGAAAGACAATTGGAGCAAATAGAAAAAAATCGCAATTCCGTATTCCTTGTTGCTGCAAGCGGCCATGATCTCCATGGTTATTTACTGTTGGTCGGGAACGGGCTCGAGAGAACAAGGCATTCAGCCAAGATCGTCATCGGCATCCGTGAAAAGGATCGGGGAAAAGGCATCGGGGTTAAGTTGTTCCAGGAAATGGAGAAGTTTGCCCGCCTCAATGGAATCCGGCGCCTGGAATTGTCTGTGATCGCAAATAATGCTCCCGCGCTTTCGCTGTATGCTAAGATGGGGTTTGAACAAGAGGGCGTAAGGCGTGAATCCCTGTTTTTTGATGGGAAGTTTCATGATGAATATCTTTTGTCCAAATTACTTTGA
- the thrS gene encoding threonine--tRNA ligase has translation MSELLKISFPDGAVKEFAKGTTTEDIAQSISPGLRKKSIAGKFNGELYDLKRPLLEDGTIEIVTQDAPDALEVLRHSTAHLMAQAIKRLYKNAKFGVGPVIEGGFYYDIDLEESLTPEDLPLIEKEMKKIVNENLEVSRIEVSRDEAISRFKEIGDEYKLELIDAIPADQQVTLYEQGEFFDLCRGIHVPSTGKIKEFKLLSIAGAYWRGDSKNKMLQRIYGTAFYKKEELAEHLRFLEEAKERDHRKIGKELDLFMSSQKVGQGLPMWLPKGATIRRTIERYIVDKEERLGYDHVYTPVMGSVDLYKTSGHWDHYQDGMFPVMEMENEQLVLRPMNCPHHMMVYKNSIHSYRELPIRIAELGLMHRYEMSGALSGLQRVRGMTLNDAHIFVRPDQIKEEFKRVVNLVLEVYKDFDIKDYSFRLSYRDPQDTEKYFDDDAMWEKAQGMLKDAMDELGLDYFEAEGEAAFYGPKLDVQVRTALGKDETLSTVQLDFLLPERFDLNYVGEDGKQHRPVVIHRGVVSTMERFVAYLIEEYKGAFPTWLAPIQAQVIPVSPEVHLDYAKEVQEKLKAQGIRVDLDTRDEKIGYKIREAQMQKIPYMLVVGDNEAKEGSVNVRKYGEQKSETIAFEDFVAAIKAEVSR, from the coding sequence ATGTCTGAATTACTGAAAATATCTTTTCCTGACGGAGCGGTTAAGGAGTTTGCCAAAGGCACAACAACTGAAGACATCGCGCAATCGATCAGTCCTGGTTTAAGGAAAAAATCCATTGCCGGAAAATTCAATGGTGAATTATATGATTTGAAACGTCCGCTTCTTGAAGACGGGACGATTGAAATCGTTACACAGGACGCACCGGATGCACTTGAAGTGCTGCGCCACAGTACAGCCCACTTAATGGCCCAAGCCATCAAACGCTTGTACAAGAATGCTAAATTCGGTGTGGGACCAGTCATCGAGGGCGGTTTTTACTATGATATCGACTTAGAGGAATCATTGACTCCCGAGGATCTCCCATTGATTGAAAAAGAAATGAAGAAAATCGTCAATGAAAACTTGGAAGTATCCCGTATCGAGGTCAGTCGTGATGAAGCCATTTCCCGTTTTAAAGAAATTGGCGATGAGTATAAACTGGAGCTGATCGATGCGATTCCTGCCGATCAGCAGGTAACGCTTTATGAGCAAGGGGAATTCTTTGACCTTTGTCGTGGAATTCACGTTCCATCAACTGGGAAGATCAAGGAATTCAAGCTTTTGAGCATCGCTGGTGCTTATTGGAGAGGCGATAGCAAAAACAAGATGCTTCAGCGAATATACGGAACGGCTTTCTATAAAAAAGAAGAATTGGCCGAGCACCTGCGCTTCCTCGAAGAAGCCAAGGAACGGGATCACCGTAAAATCGGCAAGGAATTGGACTTGTTCATGAGCTCACAAAAAGTCGGGCAGGGGCTGCCGATGTGGCTGCCAAAAGGTGCGACCATTCGCCGGACGATCGAAAGGTATATCGTCGACAAGGAAGAACGGCTGGGCTATGACCACGTCTACACACCTGTAATGGGAAGCGTGGACCTTTATAAAACATCCGGACACTGGGATCATTACCAGGACGGCATGTTCCCTGTCATGGAGATGGAAAACGAACAGCTCGTTTTACGTCCGATGAACTGCCCGCATCACATGATGGTATATAAAAACAGTATTCACAGCTACCGTGAGCTGCCGATCCGGATAGCCGAGCTTGGCTTGATGCACCGCTATGAAATGTCGGGTGCGCTTTCCGGCCTTCAGCGTGTACGCGGGATGACATTGAATGATGCCCACATATTCGTCCGTCCAGATCAAATCAAAGAAGAGTTCAAGCGTGTTGTGAACCTTGTCCTCGAAGTATATAAAGATTTCGATATCAAGGATTATTCATTCCGTCTGTCCTATCGCGATCCGCAAGATACAGAAAAATATTTTGATGATGATGCGATGTGGGAAAAAGCGCAAGGCATGTTAAAAGATGCCATGGATGAACTTGGACTGGATTATTTTGAAGCGGAAGGTGAAGCGGCATTCTACGGTCCTAAGCTAGATGTTCAAGTGCGTACCGCATTAGGGAAAGATGAAACGCTTTCCACTGTACAGCTGGATTTCCTGCTTCCTGAACGTTTTGATCTTAATTATGTCGGGGAAGACGGCAAGCAGCACCGTCCGGTCGTCATCCACCGCGGTGTCGTTTCGACAATGGAACGCTTCGTCGCGTACTTGATCGAGGAATATAAGGGAGCATTCCCGACTTGGCTGGCACCTATCCAGGCACAAGTGATCCCGGTCTCTCCAGAAGTGCATTTGGATTATGCGAAAGAGGTGCAAGAAAAACTTAAAGCACAAGGCATTCGCGTCGATCTGGATACACGTGACGAGAAAATCGGTTATAAGATCCGCGAAGCGCAAATGCAAAAAATCCCATACATGCTCGTTGTTGGCGATAATGAGGCCAAAGAGGGCAGTGTGAATGTACGTAAATACGGTGAACAAAAATCGGAAACGATCGCTTTTGAAGATTTCGTTGCAGCGATTAAAGCGGAAGTAAGCCGCTAA